A stretch of the uncultured Bacteroides sp. genome encodes the following:
- a CDS encoding alpha-L-arabinofuranosidase C-terminal domain-containing protein, whose protein sequence is MRKAFLLGTLLAASLSISAQKKAAIEIHPEQGTQTISKHIYGHFAEHLGSCIYGGLWVGENSDIPNTKGYRTDVLEALKKLHIPNLRWPGGCFADEYHWMDGIGPKENRPKMVNNNWGGTIEDNSFGTHEFLNLCELLGCEPYISGNVGSGTVEELAKWVEYMTSDGDSPMANLRRKNGRDKAWKVKYLGVGNESWGCGGNMEPAYYADLFRRYSTYCRNYDSNQLFKIASGASDYDYKWTETLMQKVGNKMNGLSLHYYTCKGWDGSKGSATNFTKDDYYWTLGKCLEIEDVVKKHIAIMDKYDAKKKVGLMVDEWGTWWDVEPGTNPGHLFQQNTLRDAMVAALTLNVFNKYGDRIQMANIAQVVNVLQSMILTKGKEMVLTPTYYVFDMYKVHQGATYLPLNLTCDTTKLENNRAVPTLSVSASKDANGAIHITLANTDLNNSEDVAINIPLLKTSKVSGRILTSKDVEDYNAFGAPEKVQPKDFKDAKITKQGLTVKMPAKSIVALEIN, encoded by the coding sequence ATGAGAAAAGCATTCCTGTTAGGCACTTTGCTTGCCGCGAGTTTATCAATTTCCGCGCAGAAGAAAGCTGCTATTGAAATTCATCCTGAACAAGGAACACAAACAATTAGTAAACATATTTACGGACATTTTGCCGAACATTTGGGAAGTTGCATCTATGGCGGACTTTGGGTTGGTGAGAATTCGGACATCCCAAATACAAAAGGCTATCGTACTGATGTGCTTGAGGCATTAAAGAAATTGCATATTCCAAACCTTCGCTGGCCGGGTGGATGCTTTGCCGATGAATATCATTGGATGGATGGCATTGGTCCGAAAGAGAATCGTCCTAAAATGGTGAATAATAACTGGGGTGGAACTATTGAAGATAACAGCTTTGGTACACATGAGTTTCTTAACCTTTGCGAATTATTAGGTTGCGAACCTTATATCAGCGGAAATGTGGGAAGTGGTACAGTTGAAGAGTTGGCCAAATGGGTGGAATATATGACTTCGGACGGTGATAGTCCAATGGCTAATCTTCGCCGGAAGAATGGTCGTGACAAGGCTTGGAAAGTTAAGTACTTAGGCGTTGGTAACGAAAGCTGGGGCTGTGGTGGTAACATGGAGCCTGCTTATTATGCCGATTTATTCCGCCGTTATTCTACTTATTGCCGTAATTATGATAGCAACCAGTTATTTAAAATTGCCAGCGGTGCCAGTGATTATGATTATAAATGGACTGAGACATTGATGCAAAAAGTTGGTAATAAGATGAACGGTCTTTCACTTCATTATTATACTTGCAAAGGCTGGGACGGAAGTAAGGGTTCAGCTACAAATTTCACGAAAGATGATTATTACTGGACTTTAGGCAAGTGTCTTGAAATAGAGGATGTGGTAAAGAAGCATATCGCTATTATGGATAAATATGATGCAAAAAAGAAAGTAGGCTTAATGGTTGATGAATGGGGAACATGGTGGGATGTAGAGCCAGGTACTAACCCGGGACATCTTTTCCAACAAAATACATTGCGTGATGCTATGGTTGCTGCTCTTACGCTGAATGTGTTTAATAAATATGGTGACCGTATTCAAATGGCTAACATTGCTCAGGTGGTTAATGTACTTCAATCCATGATTCTTACTAAAGGAAAAGAAATGGTGCTGACTCCAACTTACTATGTATTTGATATGTATAAAGTACATCAGGGTGCTACTTATCTTCCTTTGAATCTGACATGTGATACAACTAAGCTTGAAAATAACCGTGCTGTTCCTACGTTAAGTGTTTCTGCATCTAAAGATGCTAATGGAGCTATACATATTACATTGGCTAATACCGATCTTAATAATAGTGAGGATGTGGCTATTAATATTCCTTTATTGAAAACTTCTAAAGTGAGCGGACGTATTCTTACTTCAAAAGATGTAGAAGATTATAATGCATTTGGTGCTCCAGAGAAAGTGCAACCAAAAGACTTCAAGGATGCAAAAATTACTAAGCAAGGCCTTACTGTAAAGATGCCTGCTAAGTCTATTGTTGCATTGGAAATAAATTAA